The following are from one region of the Paenibacillus sp. KS-LC4 genome:
- a CDS encoding stalk domain-containing protein: protein MKLNAGKIVVLGIVAAIVIPILLYAEFQHGFYQKFRFEQRAEHYLADTYKEEMTIVNVRYLWDNIEPLAATVHPKSDPSLQFYIYPNEDRELGLSDDYATTLWKIQALKEVETRLQLVQPEYARHASIDFSCCKVSEYDFASIRGEVPHYGTTQLPFDLAVTLERAMKASDMDHMYQAVAALRESSSLVLGSLVFLFPLAEADAFAVFELPGAALNAVTSAADMEAYNATRIPAQEMAERIGASLEWDEQRSEAIFTREDTTLVVRSWGNEAFLNGEPIADPIGAYIGDFMQLMVPVWLVEHAFDQKIALW from the coding sequence ATGAAATTAAATGCTGGAAAAATCGTAGTGCTGGGAATTGTTGCCGCGATTGTTATCCCTATTTTGCTGTACGCGGAGTTTCAACATGGCTTTTATCAAAAATTTCGCTTCGAGCAGCGGGCGGAGCATTATTTGGCGGATACCTATAAAGAAGAAATGACGATTGTGAACGTTCGCTATTTATGGGATAACATAGAGCCGCTAGCAGCGACTGTGCATCCAAAATCCGATCCATCGCTCCAGTTTTATATTTACCCCAATGAGGATCGGGAGCTCGGGTTATCGGACGATTATGCGACCACTTTATGGAAAATACAGGCGTTGAAGGAAGTGGAGACACGGCTTCAACTCGTGCAGCCGGAGTACGCCCGCCACGCGAGTATTGATTTCTCCTGCTGCAAGGTCAGTGAATATGATTTTGCGTCTATTCGCGGGGAAGTTCCACATTACGGGACGACACAGCTGCCCTTCGATTTAGCAGTTACGCTGGAAAGGGCGATGAAGGCAAGCGATATGGATCATATGTATCAAGCGGTGGCGGCTCTTCGGGAATCCTCGTCACTTGTACTAGGGAGCCTTGTTTTCCTTTTTCCGCTTGCGGAGGCAGACGCTTTCGCTGTATTTGAGCTTCCAGGTGCTGCCTTAAATGCTGTCACCTCCGCAGCGGATATGGAAGCCTACAATGCAACGAGGATACCTGCACAAGAGATGGCTGAGCGCATCGGAGCCTCTCTAGAGTGGGACGAGCAGAGAAGCGAGGCGATCTTCACCCGGGAGGATACGACATTGGTCGTTCGCAGCTGGGGAAATGAGGCGTTTCTGAACGGAGAGCCCATTGCTGATCCAATAGGCGCTTATATTGGCGACTTCATGCAGCTCATGGTGCCGGTCTGGTTGGTCGAGCACGCTTTTGATCAGAAAATAGCTCTGTGGTAG
- a CDS encoding manganese catalase family protein — MWVYEKKLQYPVRVSKCDPRMARYLAEQYGGADGELAAALRYLNQRYTIPSKVIGLLTDIGTEEFAHLEMIATMIYKLTKDATPQQLEAAGLGPHYVSHDSALFYNNASGVPFTAAYIQAKGDPLADLYEDIAAEEKARATYQWLIDMTDDVDLQDSLKFLREREIVHAMRFKEAVEIIKEDREQKKVY; from the coding sequence ATGTGGGTGTATGAGAAAAAGCTCCAGTACCCTGTTCGGGTTAGCAAATGCGATCCCCGAATGGCGCGTTATCTCGCCGAGCAATATGGCGGCGCCGATGGCGAGCTGGCAGCAGCGCTGCGTTATTTGAATCAAAGGTATACGATTCCAAGCAAGGTCATTGGTCTGCTAACGGACATCGGAACGGAGGAATTCGCGCATTTAGAAATGATCGCTACAATGATCTATAAGCTGACTAAGGACGCAACTCCTCAGCAGCTTGAAGCAGCTGGGCTTGGGCCGCATTATGTTAGTCATGACAGCGCGCTATTTTACAACAATGCCTCAGGTGTTCCTTTCACCGCTGCCTACATACAAGCGAAAGGAGATCCACTCGCCGATTTATACGAGGATATTGCGGCTGAGGAGAAGGCGCGAGCCACCTATCAGTGGCTGATTGATATGACCGATGACGTCGATTTGCAGGACAGCCTGAAGTTTTTGCGTGAGCGGGAGATCGTGCATGCTATGCGCTTCAAGGAAGCGGTAGAGATCATTAAGGAGGATCGGGAGCAGAAGAAGGTTTATTGA
- a CDS encoding spore coat protein CotJB produces the protein MSEQPIVCDTAYYAKLLELQQLDFGLLELNLYLDTHPHDHQALQQFNYLAQQRRLCAQQFEMQYGPLMNYGHSFSGFPFQWPDTPWPWQV, from the coding sequence ATGAGTGAGCAGCCTATCGTGTGCGATACAGCCTACTATGCCAAGCTATTGGAGCTGCAGCAGCTGGATTTTGGCCTGCTTGAGCTGAACCTCTATCTCGATACCCATCCACATGACCATCAAGCCTTGCAGCAGTTCAATTACTTAGCCCAGCAGCGGCGACTATGCGCCCAGCAGTTCGAGATGCAGTACGGGCCGCTGATGAACTACGGACACAGCTTCTCTGGCTTTCCATTTCAGTGGCCGGATACGCCTTGGCCTTGGCAGGTTTAA
- a CDS encoding spore coat associated protein CotJA — translation MNSNSQIRRWYPFVGPHDPCEPMIVRTYVVPPNQYIPFQPTNLPQFSLEEALRLGTLWPALYSPYESKCGGGSY, via the coding sequence ATGAACAGCAATTCACAAATTCGAAGATGGTACCCTTTCGTCGGACCGCATGATCCGTGTGAGCCGATGATTGTGCGGACGTATGTCGTTCCGCCGAACCAATACATTCCTTTTCAGCCGACGAACCTTCCGCAGTTTTCGCTAGAGGAGGCGCTGCGGCTTGGAACCTTATGGCCGGCGCTTTACAGCCCTTACGAATCGAAATGCGGAGGGGGGAGCTATTAG
- a CDS encoding AbrB family transcriptional regulator translates to MIRFLITLALALTGGFLFTLLQVPLSWLLGPMVFAFLGSRLLKEKLRPEWPRPIRDTALIMIGYSIGLSLTLDTIRQMGHQLPTMVLMTVLLLLFSGLIAVTFAKLSGLPLPTVLMGFIPGGLSQMVILAEDTKGIDVTVVTFLQVSRLMMIIFCVPLLVFSPLFGGVHETAKAITDGAEGAHWAALFPSIVPLAIACVTAALLAKKLKVPSAYLLGPMIATAIIHGVGADAPVLPSAMINAAQLMIGTYVGLLLRPEIMKNKVRMMLLAVASGIVLLVGAFGLTMLLEKLHAIAPATAFLSMAPGGMDQMGIMAKEIHADVAIVSCYQLFRIWFIYFAVPPLLRLIFKRIGGDSGTGTGAGTATGTAGHPLLKNQ, encoded by the coding sequence GTGATCCGCTTTCTTATTACACTTGCACTTGCGTTGACTGGCGGTTTTCTCTTCACGCTGCTTCAGGTGCCGCTGTCTTGGCTGCTCGGCCCGATGGTTTTCGCCTTCCTCGGCTCCCGCTTGCTCAAGGAGAAGCTGCGGCCAGAGTGGCCCCGCCCTATACGCGATACTGCACTCATTATGATCGGCTACTCGATCGGTCTGTCGCTAACGCTGGATACAATCAGGCAGATGGGTCATCAGCTGCCGACCATGGTGCTGATGACCGTGCTGCTTTTACTGTTCAGCGGTTTAATCGCCGTAACTTTCGCCAAGCTGTCCGGACTGCCGCTGCCGACCGTGCTCATGGGCTTTATTCCCGGCGGCTTGTCGCAAATGGTGATTTTGGCGGAGGATACGAAGGGGATTGATGTTACGGTCGTCACCTTTTTGCAGGTATCGCGATTAATGATGATTATTTTCTGTGTGCCGCTGCTCGTGTTCAGCCCTCTTTTTGGCGGCGTGCATGAGACGGCTAAAGCAATAACGGATGGTGCTGAGGGAGCGCACTGGGCCGCATTATTTCCCAGCATTGTGCCGCTTGCCATCGCTTGTGTGACGGCCGCGCTGCTGGCGAAAAAGCTCAAAGTGCCCTCCGCCTATTTGCTTGGGCCGATGATCGCAACGGCAATTATTCACGGCGTGGGCGCAGATGCCCCCGTATTGCCTTCAGCGATGATTAACGCTGCACAATTGATGATTGGCACTTATGTGGGGCTGCTGCTGCGACCTGAGATTATGAAAAACAAAGTGCGCATGATGCTTCTCGCTGTCGCCAGCGGGATTGTTTTGCTAGTCGGCGCATTCGGCCTTACCATGTTGCTTGAGAAGCTGCATGCGATTGCGCCTGCAACTGCCTTCCTAAGCATGGCCCCCGGCGGAATGGATCAAATGGGCATTATGGCGAAGGAAATTCACGCCGATGTGGCTATCGTCAGCTGCTACCAGCTGTTCCGCATTTGGTTTATCTACTTTGCGGTTCCGCCGCTGCTTCGGCTCATTTTCAAGCGGATCGGGGGCGACAGCGGAACTGGAACTGGAGCTGGAACGGCGACAGGCACCGCTGGACATCCATTGTTGAAAAACCAATAA
- a CDS encoding MBL fold metallo-hydrolase, whose protein sequence is MRIAEGIEMLELTLSLGGNQRVFHPTAIWGPDFWVLVDTGLPGSAEAIQRIVVEAGFPDVPPSAIILTHQDLDHIGGLPGFMSKSRKLPVVYAHLGDQAAIDGQEPLLKASPERIAQLLETMPEPQRNAFENTFIHPSRPNVNLTIADGDTLDFGGGLTVIHTPGHTPGHVALYHQPSKTLLAGDAMVVINGQLSGPVPAATPNMAEAIRSLGKFKAFDIKQVICYHGGLFQGDANKRIAELADQL, encoded by the coding sequence ATGCGCATAGCTGAAGGAATTGAAATGCTGGAATTGACTTTAAGCTTGGGTGGCAATCAACGAGTATTCCATCCCACAGCAATATGGGGACCGGATTTCTGGGTGCTGGTGGATACTGGTCTGCCCGGCTCTGCCGAAGCCATTCAGCGAATCGTCGTAGAAGCGGGGTTCCCCGATGTACCGCCTAGCGCAATTATACTTACCCATCAGGATTTAGATCATATTGGCGGCTTGCCAGGCTTTATGTCCAAGAGCCGCAAGCTGCCTGTCGTTTACGCTCATCTTGGAGATCAGGCGGCCATTGACGGGCAAGAGCCGCTGCTCAAGGCATCTCCTGAAAGGATCGCGCAGCTGCTAGAGACAATGCCTGAACCACAGCGGAATGCCTTTGAAAACACCTTCATACACCCATCCCGGCCGAACGTCAATTTGACGATTGCAGATGGCGATACGCTTGACTTCGGCGGCGGTCTTACCGTCATTCATACACCCGGCCATACGCCAGGGCATGTCGCTTTATACCACCAGCCGAGCAAGACGCTTCTTGCGGGCGATGCCATGGTCGTTATCAATGGCCAGCTATCTGGGCCAGTGCCTGCCGCTACACCTAATATGGCTGAGGCTATCCGTTCCCTCGGCAAATTTAAAGCTTTTGACATCAAGCAAGTGATTTGCTACCACGGCGGGTTATTCCAAGGGGATGCAAACAAACGGATTGCCGAGCTGGCTGATCAGCTGTGA
- a CDS encoding helix-turn-helix domain-containing protein, giving the protein MEELRKGKILDAALALFREKGYSAVSMQNIAEACGMAKASIYKFFASKEDLFTEVFTVCYRSLLEQEAELDRVQSQQGLAPKEKFRRKIEFQLYYTMENHLFMLDFKELPITANDKFLTAWQNKKAAMLSWHRELLTEAYGEQIDHIIWDVVTIFRGMLLQYLSYAIQKVLAVPMAELAAFLVDRMDAVVRDMAAKQPKPIIDGANVYFNHLNPSNKTVRQETIQQFLYTLAEKIDELPKPEAVRAELREVVSLIQQEAQAERRNPTLLRALAAYLNNVFELRADVRQLNLLLF; this is encoded by the coding sequence ATGGAGGAGTTACGAAAAGGAAAAATATTGGACGCTGCTTTAGCGCTTTTTCGAGAGAAGGGCTACAGCGCTGTATCCATGCAAAATATTGCTGAAGCTTGCGGCATGGCGAAAGCTAGCATTTATAAATTTTTTGCTTCCAAGGAAGATTTATTCACCGAGGTGTTTACCGTCTGCTACCGTTCTTTACTGGAGCAGGAGGCGGAGCTTGACCGCGTGCAATCGCAGCAGGGCCTTGCGCCAAAGGAGAAATTTCGCCGGAAAATTGAATTCCAGCTGTATTATACAATGGAGAATCATTTGTTCATGCTCGACTTTAAGGAGCTGCCGATTACGGCTAATGACAAGTTTTTGACCGCATGGCAAAATAAAAAAGCCGCTATGCTGTCGTGGCATCGGGAGCTGCTTACAGAGGCGTACGGTGAGCAAATCGACCACATCATATGGGATGTCGTCACGATTTTTCGCGGCATGCTGCTGCAATATTTATCCTATGCGATTCAGAAGGTTCTAGCTGTGCCGATGGCTGAGCTGGCGGCTTTTCTGGTGGACCGGATGGACGCTGTCGTCCGCGATATGGCGGCCAAGCAGCCGAAGCCGATTATAGACGGCGCCAATGTTTATTTTAACCATTTGAACCCAAGCAATAAGACAGTACGGCAGGAGACGATCCAGCAGTTTCTGTACACGCTAGCAGAGAAAATAGACGAGCTGCCTAAGCCAGAGGCGGTTCGCGCAGAGCTGCGGGAAGTCGTTTCGCTTATTCAGCAGGAGGCTCAGGCAGAGCGGCGAAATCCGACCCTTTTGCGTGCGCTTGCAGCGTATTTGAACAATGTCTTCGAGCTAAGGGCAGATGTGCGCCAGCTGAATCTCCTGCTGTTCTGA